Within the Thermus oshimai DSM 12092 genome, the region TCCGGGACGGCCTTTACCGGGTGCGGGTAGGCCCCGTGGCTGAGGGGGAGAAGGAAGGCTACCTCAACCGGCTTAGGGCTTTGGGCCTGGAACCCGTGGAGGTGCGATGAAGGTTCCCAGCGCCGCCATCAGCCGACTGGTCACCTACCTGCGGATCCTAGAGGAGCTGGAAGCCAAGGGCATCCACCGCACGAGCTCTGAGCAGCTGGCGGAGGAGGCCCAGGTCACCGCCTTCCAGGTGCGCAAGGACCTCTCCTACTTTGGCTCCTACGGCACCCGGGGGGTGGGGTACACCGTCCCCGTCCTGAAGCGGGAACTCCGCCACATCCTGGGCCTGAACCGGAAGTGGGGCCTCTGCATCGTGGGCATGGGCCGCCTGGGGAGCGCCCTGGCGGACTACCCGGGCTTTGGGGAAAGCTTTGAGCTCCGGGGCTTCTTTGATGTGGACCCGGAGAAGATCGGCCGGTCCGTGCGGGGGGGGGTCATAGAGCCCTTGGACCTCCTGCCCCAACGGGTGCCGGGGCGCATAGAGATCGCCCTCCTCACCGTGCCCCGGGAGGCGGCCCAGGAGGCCGCGGACCTCCTGGTGCGGGCAGGGATCAAGGGCATTTTGAACTTCGCCCCGGTTATCCTGGAGGTGCCCAAGGAGGTGGTGGTGGAGAATGTGGACTTCCTCGCTGGACTTACCCGGCTCAGCTTCTTTATACTTAACCCTAAGTGGCGCGAGGAGATGATGGAGTGAGGAGGTGGCGGATGTATAGAGCAGGGCTTTTCCTATTGGCGCTGGCCTTGGCGGCCTGCGGGCAGCTTTCTATCTTTTTTAACCCCGAGCCCTACCGGGTGCGCCTCGAGCCCACCCAGTTGGGGTACGAGGTGGACGACGAAGGCAATATTATCGTGGTTCAAAACAGCGCGGTTGTTGAGGTGGCTCCTGGGGCACCGGAAGGGGTTTTGGAGCGGTACGAATACGTGGTGGTGGACGATAGCGGCCAGGAAGTCTTCCCCGGTGCCTCCTTGGGAAGCGGCGTGGTGGGGATTCCCTTCCCTCCGGGCCGCGAGGAGGTGAACGGGCAGATTCGGTACGCCTGGGGTCGTTCGCAACCGTTTACCTTCTCCTTAGACGGCGCTGTGGCGGCTGAGCACCTGAGCCAGGGCGCTCCGCTGAACTGGCGCGTCCAGGTTACTTGGTACGCTCGGCTTACCGACGGCAAGGAGATTTCTTGGGAACAGACTTATCAGATTAAGTTCCCCTTGACTGGGGGCGATTAGCAATCCAACCAAAACTTCTGTGTGGAAACCCAAGGTGAAGGGGCCCCGGGGTGGGGCCCTGGTGTTTTGGGTAAAGGGCCTGGGGCTGGCGGGCCTTATACTGGGCCAGGTGGGGACGAATCTGCCCGAGCTAAACCCCTTCCTCCTTCGCTTTGAGGAGGCCTTGGGCCAGCTGGTCCGGTCCGAGGTCCTCTTCATCCGCCTCATCCACCAGGACCTGGTCACCGCCGGGGGAAAGCGCATCCGGCCGCGGCTGGCCTTCCTGGCCTCCCGGGCCTTGGGGGGCGCTCCTTTTGAGCTGGAGCTGGCGTTGGCGGTGGAGCTCCTCCACTCCGCCACCCTCCTCCACGACGACCTCATAGACGAGGCCGAGCTCCGCCGGGGCAAGGAGGCCGCCTACCGGCGGTACGGGAACGCGGTTTCCGTGCTCTCCGGGGACTTCCTCCTTTCCCGCCTCCTCCACGTCATCGCCAAGACGGGGAGCCTCGAGCTCGTGGAGATGTTCGCCGAGACCGCCCGGGTGCTTTCCGAGGGGGAGGTCCTGCAGTTCCAGGTGGCGGCCCTGGAGGACTACAGCCTGGAGAACTACGAGCGCATCATCACCGCCAAGACCGCGGTCCTCATGGCCCTGGCCACGGAAGGGGCGGCGGTCCTCAAGGGGGTGAACGGGGCGGTGCGGGAGGCCCTAAAGCGCTTCGGCCTCCTCTACGGGCAGGCCTTCCAGATGCGGGACGACTACCTGGACCTCATGGGAAGCCCTGAGGTCCTGGGCAAGCCCGTGGGGGGGGACGTTAGGGAGGGGAAGGCCACCCTCATCACCCTCCTCCTCATGGAGGAGGCCCCCTGGGTGCGGGAGGTGCTGAAGCGCCGGGCCTCGGAGCCGGGGGACCTGGAGAGGCTTAGGGCCCTGGCCCGGGAAAGCGGGGTGGCGGAGGAGGTGGAGCGGCGGATCCGCCTCCGGGCCGAGGCCGCGCAACAGGCCCTAGACCCCCTGCCCGACTCCCCCTACAAGGAGGCCCTGAAGGGGCTGGCGCAGGCGGAAGGGGAGCGCTTGGCCTAGGCTTACCCTGGAAGGTGTATGCTAAGGGCGCATGCGCGTGGTCTTGGCCACCTCTAACCCCGGCAAGGTGCGGGAGCTCCAGGCGGGGCTCGCCCCCTTGGGCTGGACCCTCCTTTCCCTGGCGGACTTCCCCTTGCGCATGCCCAAGGAGGAGGGGGCCACCTTCCTGGACAACGCCCTCCTCAAGGCGGCCTATGTGGCCAAGGCCACGGGCCTTCCCGCCTTGGCGGACGACTCCGGCCTGGTGGTGCCGGCCCTCGGAGGGGAGCCTGGGGTCTACAGCGCCCGCTACGGGGGCAAGGCCACGGACCAAGAGCGGAACGTCTACCTCCTGGAGAGGATGCGCGGCCTTAAAGGGGAGGCGCGGCGGGCCTACTTCGTGGCCGTCTTGGTCCTGGCCTACCCCGATGGGCATGCGGAGAGCTACGAGGGGCGGGTGGAGGGGGTGATCCTCGAGGCCCCCCGGGGGGAGGGGGGCTTCGGCTACGACCCCCTGTTCTACGTGCCCGAGGCGGGCAAGACCTTCGCGGAGATGACCCTGGAGGAGAAGGCCCGCTACTCCCACCGGGGCCGGGCCCTGGAGGCCCTCCTCAAGGCCCATGAGCACGGCCCCCCGCCCCGGGAGATCTCCAAGCTGGAATGAGGCTCCTTTCCCCCCACATCGCCCTCTACCGCCTCTACGACCTGGCGGACGAAATCGACCTCTCCCGCCTCTCCGTGCCCCGGTTAAGGCTTTCCCGGGCGCGGCTCGGGGCGGTGCGGTTCCAGAACCCTCCGGCGGAGCTGGAGCTTGGGGTGCGGATGGTGGAGGGGCTTTCCGGCCTCCTCACCGCCCGGCTCTACGAGTTTGGGGTGGCCTCCCTCTCCTTCCGCGTCCACCTGGGAGAGGCCTTGGACTGGCCGGACTTTTTAGAAAAGGCCCTGGACCTGCCCAACCTGCCCTTCTGGGACGGGTTTTTCCTGGCCGAGCTCGCCGCCCTCGAGCCCTACCTGCAAGGGGCCCTCCTCCGCCCCGAGGAGAAGCGGCTTTCCGAGGAGTTCGTGGTCTACCACGCCCTGGGCTTCCAGGGCCACCCGGCCCACGAGCCCCCGGTGGACCTCACCCCCCTTTGGATGGGGGCGGCGGAGGCCTTCGCCCCCGAGGTGCGCCGGGAGATGGAGCGCTACCGCTACAGCTACTCCACGGAGGACCTGGCCCTTTTGGGCTTTGACCGGGTGCTCATCCTGGACTCCGAGGGCATCTGGGACGTGGCCGACCTGGTGGAGTTCGTCCACGCCCAGCTTTTGGAGCTCTCCTACTACGACCGCATCCTCGCGGAGGCCCTGGAAACCGTCCCCCAGGTCCTCCGCCACCGCGGGCTTTTGGGCTACGGCCGCCTCCAGCGCCTCCGCCGCCGCCTCATGGCCCAGCACGCGGAGATCGCCGACGTGAAGGCCCGCATGGAGGGGGCCCTTCGCATCACCGAGGACCTCTTCTACGCCAAGATCTACCGGGCCGCCTTGGAGCTTTACGGGGCCTACGAGCTGGAAAAGAGCGTGGAGGAGAAGCTTAGGGTCCTGGAGGCCACCTACGAGATGGTCACGGAGGAGGTGATCCACCTGCGGAGCCAGGCGGTGGAGGTGGGCATCCTGGCCTTGATCGCCTTTGAGGTGGCCCGGGCCCTCTTGCACGGCCTATAGACCGGATATAGAATCTCTGCGGAAGCGCTACCAGCGCTCGAGGAGGTGCGGTATGAAAAAGTGGCTCACCGCGACGCTCTTGGGTCTGGGTCTGGCCCTGGCCCAGGGCAAGGTTACGGTCTGGACCCACTTCGGGGGCCCGGAGCTGGAGTGGCTCAAGGCCCAGGCCAAGGCCTACGAGAAGACCTCCGGGGTCCGGGTGGAGGTGGTGGAGGTCCCCTTCGGGGACATCAAGCAGAAGTTCATCCTGGGGGCGCCCCAGGGCCAGGCCGCGGACCTCATCGTCTCCATCCCCCACGACTGGCTGGGGGAGATGGCCCAGGCCGGGGTGCTGGAGCCCATGGACAAGTACGTGACCCAGGCCTACCTCGCCGACCTCCAGGGGGTGGCCATCGAGGCCTTCACCTTCGGGGGGAAGCTCTTCGGCCTCCCCGCCTTCGCGGAGAGCGTGGCCCTCATCTACAACAAGAAGTACGTGAAGGAGCCCCCCAAGACCTGGGACGAGTTCCTTAGGCTCGCCCAAAGCCTCACCAAGGGCAACACCTTCGGCTTCCTCTACAACATCGGCGACCCCTACTTCAACTTTGGCTTCTTCAAGGCCTTTGGGGCGGAGAACGTGTTCGCCAAGGACGCCAAGGGCAACCTGGACCCCTCCAAGCTCCTCCTGGGCGGCGAGGTAGGGGAGAAGGCCCTCCAGTTCATCAAGGATCTCCGCTACCGGTACAACCTGGTGCCCGAGGGGGTGGACTACGGGGTGGCGGATGGGGCCTTCAAGGACGGGGCCCTGGCCATGATCATCAACGGCCCCTGGGCCCTTGGGGACTACAAGAAGGCCAAGATTGACTTCGGCATCGCCCCCTTCCCCACGCCCCCTGGGGCCAAGGCCCCTTGGGGCCCCTTCCTGGGCGTCCAGGGGGTGGTGGTGAACGCCTACTCCAAGAACAAGACCGCCGCGGTGAACTTCGCCAAGACCCTGGTCACCGGCAAGAACCTGGTGTCCTTCAACCAGGCGGGCGGGCGGATCCCCGTGTCCAAGAGCGCGGTGAAGACCCTGGAGAAGGACCCCGTGGTGGCGGGCTTCGCCCAAGTCTTCCCCTTGGGCACCCCCATGCCCAACATCCCCGAGATGGGCAAGGTCTGGGGCCCCTGGGGGAACGCCATCAACCTCGCCATCCAGAAGCCCGACTCCAACGTGAAGAAGATCGTGGAGGACATGGTGGCCGAGATCAAGAAGGCCATCGGGCGCTAAGGGCAATGAAGGCCCTCCAGGGGACATCCTTCGCCCCTGGGGGGCTTTATGTTTAGGTCATGCGACACCCACCCGGTTTAAAAGGCTTCCTCCTCGCCCTGGGGCTCGTCCTCCTCCTCCTTTTCCTGAGCACTGGGGTGGGGCTTCTCGGGTACTTCCTCCTCTCCGCCTACCTGCCCGTGCCCGGCTGGGCGGTCCTCCTGCTCGGCCTTCTGGTCCTGGTGCCGGGGGCCCTCCTCCTAGCCCGGCTTTTCCCCTGGCTTACGGACTGGTACTACCTCCTCCCCGCCTTAAGCTTCCTCCTGGTCTTCACCCTTTACCCCATCGGCCTCACGGTCTACCTGGCCTTCACCGACTACTCGGGGGCCAAAAACGGCTTCCCCGACCGCTCCACGGAGGTGGCGGTGCTGGAGGCCCAAGGGGCCACCCTGCGCCTGGAGGTGCCCCTGGAGGAGGCCTTCCGCTGTAGCCCCTGCGCGGGGCTATGGGTGGAGGGGGAGCGGGAGGGGCGCCGCTTCCGGGCCAGGGTCCTCGAGGCCCGGGGGGAGGAGGTGGTCCTGGACCGCACCCCGCCCTTCCCCCCCGCCTACCTCTACCGGATCAACACCTTCGGCTTTGTGGGCTTCCAGAACTTCGCCCGCATCCTGGCCCAGGCCAACCAGGCCCTGTGGCCGGTGTTCCTGTGGAACGTGGCCTTCGCCGGCCTCACGGTGCTCCTTAACGCCTTCTTCGGCCTCATCCTGGGCCTCATCCTGAACAACAAGGCCCTGAAGTTCCGGAACCTCTACCGGACCCTTCTCGTGGTCTCCTGGGCCCTTCCGGGGGTGATCACCGTCCAGGTCTGGGTGGCCCTTTTGAACTACAACTTCGGGGCCATCAACCGCCTGCTCGGGGTCTTGGGGGTCTACCCCATCCCCTGGCTCAACGACCCCGACTGGGCCAAGGTGGCCGTGCTCCTGGTGAACCTCTGGCTCGGCTTCCCCTACATGATGACCGCCACCCTAGGGGCCCTTTCCACCATTCCCGACGAGCTCTACGAAGCGGCCCGGGTGGACGGGGCCACCCCCTGGCAGGCCCTTTGGGGGATCACCCTGCCCCTTTTGGAAAAGCCCATGATGCCCATCCTCCTCTCCTCCTTTGCCTTTAACTTCAACAACTTCTACATCATCTACCTCCTCACCGGGGGCGGGCCCGCAGAGGAGGGGCGCCTGGCCACCGCCCAGGCCACGGACATCCTCATCTCCTGGGCCTACAAGACCGCCTTCAGCGCCGAGGGGCAGTCGGCCTACGGGCTGGGGGCGGCCATCAGCATCCTCATCTTCTTCCTCACCGTGGCCATCAGCCTGGTGAACTTCCGCCTCACGGGGGCCTTGAGGGAGGTGCGCTGATGCGGAGGCTCTTTTACGCCCTTTTCGCCCTCTTGGGCCTGTATGGGCTTTACTGGTACGCGGCGAACCGCCTGTTTGACGAGGGCTCCTACCAGAGGCGGGTGGCCTTCGGGAGCGTCTTCGTGCCCTACGGCTGGGCCTACGCCCTTTTGGGCTACCTGGGGCTTGCCCTCCTCGTCCTCCTCTATAGCCTCCTCTACACCGCCTTCCTCCGCCAGAAGGGGAGGCGGTTGAGCCCCTGGCCCCTCTTCCTCCAGGGCCTGACCCACCTCTTCCTCTGGACCGTGGTCCTTTTGGCCTACTACCCCGTGGTCCAGGTGGTGGCGGCGAGCTTTGACCCCACCAACAACCTCTTCAGCTTCCGCCGCCCCGAGACGGGCTTCCTCCTCCTGGACGCCAAGGTCATCCCCTACCTCCCGAACCCCTCCCTGGAAAACTACGCCCGGCTGGTGGAAGGGGTGGTGCTCTACCCCTACCAGCTCCTCCTTCTCCTGGTGGCGGGGCTTAGCCTTCTTGGGGTGGGGGCTCTGGCCCTCCTCCGCCGGATGGTGGGGGATGGGGAAGGGCTCGAGCGCGGGCAGGGGCGGCTTCTCCTCCTCCTCGCCCTTTCCGTGTTTGCCCTGGCCCTTTCCCTTTCCCCGGGGCAGTTTACGGGTCAGGGCACGGAGACCAAGTTCCTCCTCTGGGTGCGGAACACCTTCCTCATCTCGGGGATGACCGGGCTCCTCGCCGTCCTCCTCACGGCCACCGCGGGGTACGCCTTCGCCCGCTTCCGCTTCCCTGGCCGCTACCCCCTCCTCCTCTTCTTCATCTTCGTGCAGATGTTCCCCGGGTTTTTGGCCCTGGTGGCCATCTACTACCTCCTTTCCCGCCTGGACCTCCTGAACACCTTCACCGGGCTGGTCCTGGCCTACTCGGGAGGGATCATCAGCTTCGGGACCTGGGTGTACAAGGGGTACCTGGAGAGCATCAGCCCGAGCCTCGAGGAGGCGGCCATGGTGGACGGGGCCACCAAGTGGCAGGTCTTCACCAAAATCCTCCTCCCCCTTTCCGCCCCCATGTTCGTCTTCATCTTCCTCCTGCAGTTCGTGGGCACCTACTCGGAGTTCGTCCTGGCCAACCTGGTCCTCACGGGGGTGGAGAGCTGGAACGTGGGGGTGGGCCTGAGGAGCTTCACCACCGGCCAGTTCCAGACCAAGTGGGGGGTCTTCGCCGCGGCGAGCGTCTTAGGCTCCCTCCCCATCCTCTTTCTCTTCTACGGCTTCCAGCAGTACTTCGTGTCCGGCTACACCGCGGGGGCGGTGAAGGAATGAGGCACGACCTGGAGCACCTGGACCCCCCGTTCCCTGGGCTTGGGGAGGAGGTGGAGTTCCGCCTGGAAACCCGCGCCCGGGAGGGCCTTTTCCTCTACCAAAGGGACGGGGAGGTGCACGCCAAGCCCATGAGCCCCTTCCCCGGGGGGCTTCGGGTGCGGGTCCGGGTGGGGGAGAGCCCCTTTCGCTACCTCTTCCGCCTCCCGGAGGGGTTTTTCGGAAGCCACGGCCTGGAAAAGACCCTGCCCCGCTATGACCGCTTCTTCCACCTCCTGGCCGGTCCCCCCTTGCCCCCTTCCTGGGCCTTGGGGGCCGTGTTCTACCAGATCTTCCCCGACCGCTTCCGGCAGGGGCGGCCTGGGCTCGCCCCAAAGGACGGGGCCTGGACCCTCGGGGGAAGGCCCATCCGCAGGAAGGCCTGGCACGAGCCTCCGGGGCCGGAAGGGGCCTTGGAGTTCTACGGGGGGGACCTCTTCGGGGTGGTGGAGGCCCTTCCCTACCTGAAGGCCCTGGGGGTGGAGGTCCTCTACCTCACCCCCATCTTCCAAAGCCCCTCCAGCCACCGCTACGACACCGAGGACTACCTGCGGGTGGACCCCCACCTGGGGGGCGAGGAGGCCCTGAGGGCCCTGTACGAGGCCTTGGAGGCGGGGGGCATGCGGCTCGTGCTGGACGGGGTCTTCAACCACGTGGGGGCCACCCACCCCTGGTTCCGCCGCGCCCTGGAGGAGCCGGAAAGCCCCGAGCGGGGGATGTTCACCTTTTACCCCGATGGGAGCTACGCCAGCTTTTGGGGGGTAAAGAGCATGCCCAAGCTGGACTACGCCTCCCCGCTCACCCAGGAGCGCTTCGTCTACGCCCCCAAGGCCCCCATCCGCCACTGGATGCGCCTCTGCCACGGCTGGCGGCTGGACGTGGCCCATTCCATCGGGGAGGGGGGGACGGACCGGGAAAACCCCCGCTGGCTTAGGGCCCTGGCCCTGGCGGCCAAGGAGGCCCGGGAGGACGCCTTGGTGTTTGGGGAGCTCTCCTACGACACCATCCCCACCTTGAGGGCCCACACCCTGGACGGGGCCATGCACTACGCGGGCTTCGCCCACCCGGTCATGGCCTGGCTTTCGGGCCGGGACCACGAGGGAAGGCCGGTGGACCTGGACGCGGAGGGGCTTTGGGGGGTGCTCTTCGACCACTACGCCGCCCTTCCCCTAGGGCTCCGCCAGAGCATGTACACCCTCCTCTCCTCCCACGACATCCCCCGGGCCCTGTGGCGGCTTAAGGGGGACAAGGACCGCCTCCGGCTGGCCTACGCCCTCCTCTTCGCCTTCCCGGGAAGCCCGGCCATCTACTACGGGGACGAGGTGGGCCTCTCCCAGCCGAACCCCTACGGGGAGTGGCGGGGGGACCCCTACTGCCGCGCCCCCTTCCCCTGGGACGAGTCCCTTTGGGATAAGGGCCTTCTCGCCTTCATCCAAAGGCTCGTGGCCCTGAAGAAGGGCCTCCTCCCTTTGCGGCAAGGAAGCCTCCTTCCCCTCAAGGCCCCTAAAGGGGTGCTGGCCTTCAGGCGGCGCCATGGGAAAGAGGAGGTCTGGGCCTTTTTCGCCCCGG harbors:
- a CDS encoding redox-sensing transcriptional repressor Rex, translating into MKVPSAAISRLVTYLRILEELEAKGIHRTSSEQLAEEAQVTAFQVRKDLSYFGSYGTRGVGYTVPVLKRELRHILGLNRKWGLCIVGMGRLGSALADYPGFGESFELRGFFDVDPEKIGRSVRGGVIEPLDLLPQRVPGRIEIALLTVPREAAQEAADLLVRAGIKGILNFAPVILEVPKEVVVENVDFLAGLTRLSFFILNPKWREEMME
- a CDS encoding polyprenyl synthetase family protein, whose protein sequence is MGTNLPELNPFLLRFEEALGQLVRSEVLFIRLIHQDLVTAGGKRIRPRLAFLASRALGGAPFELELALAVELLHSATLLHDDLIDEAELRRGKEAAYRRYGNAVSVLSGDFLLSRLLHVIAKTGSLELVEMFAETARVLSEGEVLQFQVAALEDYSLENYERIITAKTAVLMALATEGAAVLKGVNGAVREALKRFGLLYGQAFQMRDDYLDLMGSPEVLGKPVGGDVREGKATLITLLLMEEAPWVREVLKRRASEPGDLERLRALARESGVAEEVERRIRLRAEAAQQALDPLPDSPYKEALKGLAQAEGERLA
- the rdgB gene encoding RdgB/HAM1 family non-canonical purine NTP pyrophosphatase, with protein sequence MRVVLATSNPGKVRELQAGLAPLGWTLLSLADFPLRMPKEEGATFLDNALLKAAYVAKATGLPALADDSGLVVPALGGEPGVYSARYGGKATDQERNVYLLERMRGLKGEARRAYFVAVLVLAYPDGHAESYEGRVEGVILEAPRGEGGFGYDPLFYVPEAGKTFAEMTLEEKARYSHRGRALEALLKAHEHGPPPREISKLE
- a CDS encoding maltose ABC transporter substrate-binding protein, with amino-acid sequence MKKWLTATLLGLGLALAQGKVTVWTHFGGPELEWLKAQAKAYEKTSGVRVEVVEVPFGDIKQKFILGAPQGQAADLIVSIPHDWLGEMAQAGVLEPMDKYVTQAYLADLQGVAIEAFTFGGKLFGLPAFAESVALIYNKKYVKEPPKTWDEFLRLAQSLTKGNTFGFLYNIGDPYFNFGFFKAFGAENVFAKDAKGNLDPSKLLLGGEVGEKALQFIKDLRYRYNLVPEGVDYGVADGAFKDGALAMIINGPWALGDYKKAKIDFGIAPFPTPPGAKAPWGPFLGVQGVVVNAYSKNKTAAVNFAKTLVTGKNLVSFNQAGGRIPVSKSAVKTLEKDPVVAGFAQVFPLGTPMPNIPEMGKVWGPWGNAINLAIQKPDSNVKKIVEDMVAEIKKAIGR
- a CDS encoding ABC transporter permease subunit yields the protein MRHPPGLKGFLLALGLVLLLLFLSTGVGLLGYFLLSAYLPVPGWAVLLLGLLVLVPGALLLARLFPWLTDWYYLLPALSFLLVFTLYPIGLTVYLAFTDYSGAKNGFPDRSTEVAVLEAQGATLRLEVPLEEAFRCSPCAGLWVEGEREGRRFRARVLEARGEEVVLDRTPPFPPAYLYRINTFGFVGFQNFARILAQANQALWPVFLWNVAFAGLTVLLNAFFGLILGLILNNKALKFRNLYRTLLVVSWALPGVITVQVWVALLNYNFGAINRLLGVLGVYPIPWLNDPDWAKVAVLLVNLWLGFPYMMTATLGALSTIPDELYEAARVDGATPWQALWGITLPLLEKPMMPILLSSFAFNFNNFYIIYLLTGGGPAEEGRLATAQATDILISWAYKTAFSAEGQSAYGLGAAISILIFFLTVAISLVNFRLTGALREVR
- a CDS encoding sugar ABC transporter permease yields the protein MRRLFYALFALLGLYGLYWYAANRLFDEGSYQRRVAFGSVFVPYGWAYALLGYLGLALLVLLYSLLYTAFLRQKGRRLSPWPLFLQGLTHLFLWTVVLLAYYPVVQVVAASFDPTNNLFSFRRPETGFLLLDAKVIPYLPNPSLENYARLVEGVVLYPYQLLLLLVAGLSLLGVGALALLRRMVGDGEGLERGQGRLLLLLALSVFALALSLSPGQFTGQGTETKFLLWVRNTFLISGMTGLLAVLLTATAGYAFARFRFPGRYPLLLFFIFVQMFPGFLALVAIYYLLSRLDLLNTFTGLVLAYSGGIISFGTWVYKGYLESISPSLEEAAMVDGATKWQVFTKILLPLSAPMFVFIFLLQFVGTYSEFVLANLVLTGVESWNVGVGLRSFTTGQFQTKWGVFAAASVLGSLPILFLFYGFQQYFVSGYTAGAVKE
- a CDS encoding alpha-amylase family glycosyl hydrolase; protein product: MRHDLEHLDPPFPGLGEEVEFRLETRAREGLFLYQRDGEVHAKPMSPFPGGLRVRVRVGESPFRYLFRLPEGFFGSHGLEKTLPRYDRFFHLLAGPPLPPSWALGAVFYQIFPDRFRQGRPGLAPKDGAWTLGGRPIRRKAWHEPPGPEGALEFYGGDLFGVVEALPYLKALGVEVLYLTPIFQSPSSHRYDTEDYLRVDPHLGGEEALRALYEALEAGGMRLVLDGVFNHVGATHPWFRRALEEPESPERGMFTFYPDGSYASFWGVKSMPKLDYASPLTQERFVYAPKAPIRHWMRLCHGWRLDVAHSIGEGGTDRENPRWLRALALAAKEAREDALVFGELSYDTIPTLRAHTLDGAMHYAGFAHPVMAWLSGRDHEGRPVDLDAEGLWGVLFDHYAALPLGLRQSMYTLLSSHDIPRALWRLKGDKDRLRLAYALLFAFPGSPAIYYGDEVGLSQPNPYGEWRGDPYCRAPFPWDESLWDKGLLAFIQRLVALKKGLLPLRQGSLLPLKAPKGVLAFRRRHGKEEVWAFFAPEGARLRLPRGEDLLTGEVLEGEVERSFLLFRPAPVS